The window GCGGCGCCGTTCTTTTGGAAACGGTCTTCACCTGGCCCGGTCTGGGTCTTCTGTTGGTCGACTCAATTCGTCTCCGGGACAATCTCACTGTCGTGGGCGTCGTTATCTTCTCCGCCATTGCGGTGATCCTGATGAACCTCGTGGTCGACATTCTCTATGCGCTGCTCGATCCGCGCATCAGGACTTCAGTGTGAGGCTATCATGAGCATATCCTCGCAAACCGCCAAACCCACCGGCCCCGTCGCCCGCTGGCGCGCGAGCATCGCCAATTTGATGGGCACCCGCCACGGGGCGATCGGGACGATCATTCTCCTCCTGCTTTGCGTCACCGCGATTCTCGCGCCCTTCGTTGCGCCGTACACGCCGCTGCAACAGACCCCGCAAAGTCTTGCGGCACCGTCTTCCGAGTTCCTGTTCGGAACGGACAATCTCGGCCGGGATCTCTTCTCGCTGATCCTGTACGGCGCGCAGTCCTCCCTCATGGTGGGTGTCGGTGCCGCACTCGCCGCTCTTCTCGTGGGCGGTACGATCGGAATCCTTGCCGGTTACTTCCGTGGCCCCGTCGAGATCGTGCTGATGCGCGTCATCGAACTGTTCCAGACATTGCCGGTCATCATGCTCGTGCTCTGCGCCGTCGCTCTGTTCGGGTCGAGTTTCTGGCTTCTGATCACAGCCGTGGCGCTCGCGATCTGGCCGATGGAAGCCCGGCTCGTCTACGGTCAGTATATCAAGCTGCGGGAGCGGGAGTTCGTGGCCGCCGCACGGGTTGCCGATCTGTCGACATGGCACATCATCTTCCGTGAAATTCTGCCGAATGCCGCGCAACCCGTGATCGTTCAGGTGGCGCTGGATGCAAGCATCGCGATCCTCATCGAGGCCGGGCTTGGCTTCCTGGGGCTTTCGGATCCATCGAGGGTGAGCTGGGGCCAGCTTCTGTTCGTGGCACAGGACTACATGGCCAGTGCCTGGTGGATGAGCGTGTTTCCCGGCGCGGCAATCTGCCTGACGGTCATCGGCCTCAACCTCTTCGCCGATGGTTTCAACGAGGTCGTCGATCCTCGCAGCACGCGCGGCGTGGGGGGATTGCAATGACCGGCCTCGTATCATCGACGCCACTTCTCGAGGTTCGCGATCTCAACGTGCATTTCCGCGTCGCCGAGCGGCTTGTCCGCGCCGTCGACGGGGTGGACTTCACGGTGAATGCCGCGGAGTGCGTCGGCATTGTGGGCGAGTCCGGGTCCGGCAAGAGCACACTCATCCGGGCGGTTTCACGCCTGATGCCAAACCTGCGCATCGACCAACTCTCGGGAGACGTCAGGTTCGAGGGACGCGACGTGCTCGCGATGCCCGACCGCGAACTTCGGGAATTGCGCCGCTCCCGCGGGTTCTCGATGATCTTCCAGGATCCGCTCGGCCATCTGAATCCGACGCAGCGCGTCGGCAGGCAGATCGCGGAAGGTCTGTCGCCCGGCGGTCGC is drawn from Mesorhizobium sp. CAU 1732 and contains these coding sequences:
- a CDS encoding ABC transporter permease translates to MSISSQTAKPTGPVARWRASIANLMGTRHGAIGTIILLLLCVTAILAPFVAPYTPLQQTPQSLAAPSSEFLFGTDNLGRDLFSLILYGAQSSLMVGVGAALAALLVGGTIGILAGYFRGPVEIVLMRVIELFQTLPVIMLVLCAVALFGSSFWLLITAVALAIWPMEARLVYGQYIKLREREFVAAARVADLSTWHIIFREILPNAAQPVIVQVALDASIAILIEAGLGFLGLSDPSRVSWGQLLFVAQDYMASAWWMSVFPGAAICLTVIGLNLFADGFNEVVDPRSTRGVGGLQ